From one Gracilibacillus salinarum genomic stretch:
- a CDS encoding sulfatase family protein, which produces MCNPNILLIQTDQQTAETLALYGNSLVKTPHLEGLAENGVLFENAFCNYPACSPSRSSMMTGRYPSTIRCHANHMLINPEEITLPQVLKEQGYQTAIIGKNHAFMDGRMENYYSSSREKEDILHQTFDYIVEGGHGHLVDGFRDDPEVQAAHQWAEENCFQKPLGYGTNPASFTKCGTQLLGDTAIDYLETVRNEDVPFFMWLSFPDPHTPYQVPEPYASMYDPANVPLPPKDDLNDKPERQRVAHIMDAMDKADDDVIRKVRATHYGMINFIDDNVGRVLETINHLGIKENTIIIFTSDHGDSMGAHQLIQKHNAFYDSFTHVPLIVSWPGTIQNKTGNHLIELIDLMPTLLELSNLSIPDGVQGKSFASYLLEQPYHPREYVVIESGEKGSPPEVSDITARPADPFDESCFVWCAYREAWYGRGKSIRTNDWKLNIYDNGDGELYDLKHDPAELSNLYGKTNYDSITIELERKLLRWCIDKDDVLPVNKTVHHQYKNLFAGGELGQ; this is translated from the coding sequence TTGTGTAATCCTAATATTCTATTGATTCAAACCGATCAGCAGACAGCTGAAACGTTAGCGTTATACGGTAATTCATTGGTAAAGACGCCTCATTTAGAAGGATTGGCGGAAAATGGTGTTTTATTTGAGAATGCTTTTTGCAACTACCCAGCCTGTTCGCCATCGCGCAGTTCAATGATGACTGGCAGATATCCATCTACTATTCGTTGTCATGCTAATCATATGTTAATTAATCCTGAGGAAATAACATTACCTCAAGTCTTGAAGGAACAGGGATACCAAACAGCCATAATTGGAAAAAATCATGCGTTCATGGATGGCAGAATGGAAAATTATTATTCCTCATCGAGAGAGAAGGAGGATATATTACATCAGACATTCGACTATATTGTTGAAGGTGGTCATGGACATCTTGTGGATGGATTTAGAGACGACCCAGAGGTACAAGCGGCTCATCAATGGGCAGAAGAAAACTGTTTTCAAAAACCACTTGGATATGGTACGAATCCTGCTTCTTTTACGAAATGTGGTACACAATTATTAGGGGATACCGCGATTGATTATTTAGAAACTGTTCGTAATGAAGATGTCCCTTTTTTTATGTGGCTATCCTTTCCAGATCCGCATACTCCTTATCAAGTACCAGAACCTTATGCAAGTATGTATGATCCGGCTAATGTTCCGCTGCCACCAAAAGATGATCTTAATGATAAACCGGAACGTCAAAGGGTGGCGCATATAATGGATGCGATGGATAAAGCGGATGATGATGTTATTCGTAAAGTGCGAGCTACTCATTATGGCATGATTAACTTTATAGATGACAACGTAGGAAGAGTGTTGGAAACAATTAATCACCTTGGTATAAAGGAAAATACAATTATCATTTTTACATCTGATCATGGCGATTCAATGGGTGCACACCAGTTAATCCAAAAGCATAATGCTTTCTATGATTCGTTTACACATGTTCCATTAATTGTTTCATGGCCTGGTACAATCCAAAATAAAACTGGCAACCATTTAATTGAACTGATAGATTTAATGCCGACATTGCTGGAATTAAGTAACTTATCCATTCCAGACGGTGTTCAAGGTAAAAGCTTTGCCTCCTATCTTTTAGAACAGCCTTACCATCCACGAGAATATGTTGTCATAGAAAGCGGTGAAAAAGGAAGTCCTCCAGAGGTTTCGGACATAACCGCTCGTCCTGCTGATCCGTTCGATGAGTCGTGTTTTGTATGGTGTGCTTACCGAGAAGCATGGTACGGACGAGGGAAATCGATTAGAACGAATGATTGGAAGTTAAATATTTATGATAACGGGGATGGGGAGTTGTATGACTTAAAGCATGACCCGGCAGAGTTAAGTAATCTGTATGGTAAAACTAATTATGACTCTATAACGATCGAATTAGAAAGGAAATTACTAAGGTGGTGTATTGATAAGGATGATGTCTTACCTGTAAATAAGACTGTCCATCACCAATATAAGAATTTATTTGCAGGGGGAGAGTTAGGACAGTAG
- a CDS encoding carbohydrate ABC transporter permease — MQRSLKISDGKLFDVIITLISAVIIIIVLYPLIIVVSASFSDPARVMNGEMWLWPVGFTLDAYTEIFKNSDIWIGYRNTIFYTVFGTVINIGLTTLAAYPLSRRDLPGRNVFMFLITFTMFFHGGLIPTYLVVQGLGMVDTIWAMVIPNAIATYNLIVMRTYFQTSIPWELQEAAMIDGCSNIKLLFKIILPLSKPIIAVMILFYAVGHWNAFFNALIYLREEGLYPLQLILREILLVNQLSGTEASGQFGMDEKLLLGQSIKYALVVVASIPVLIVYPFVQKHFVKGVMIGSIKG, encoded by the coding sequence ATGCAACGATCATTAAAAATATCAGATGGTAAACTCTTTGATGTCATCATCACGTTGATTTCGGCTGTGATTATTATCATCGTGTTATATCCGCTTATTATAGTGGTTAGTGCTTCATTTAGTGATCCGGCAAGGGTTATGAATGGAGAGATGTGGCTCTGGCCGGTAGGATTCACACTAGATGCTTACACAGAAATTTTTAAAAATAGCGACATTTGGATTGGATATCGCAACACTATTTTTTATACGGTTTTTGGAACAGTAATTAACATCGGATTAACGACATTAGCTGCATATCCTTTGTCCAGACGTGACTTGCCAGGAAGGAACGTGTTCATGTTTCTTATTACATTTACAATGTTTTTTCATGGTGGGTTAATTCCTACTTACTTAGTAGTCCAAGGTTTGGGAATGGTCGATACGATTTGGGCGATGGTTATCCCTAACGCTATCGCGACATACAATTTAATCGTTATGCGAACCTACTTTCAAACAAGTATCCCTTGGGAACTTCAAGAGGCGGCAATGATTGATGGATGTTCGAATATCAAACTGTTATTCAAGATTATCCTTCCTTTGTCCAAACCAATCATTGCGGTAATGATTTTGTTTTATGCTGTTGGGCATTGGAATGCTTTCTTTAATGCCTTAATTTATTTAAGGGAAGAAGGACTTTATCCGTTGCAGCTAATTCTTAGAGAAATTTTGCTAGTTAATCAGTTAAGTGGAACAGAGGCTTCTGGTCAATTTGGAATGGATGAAAAATTATTACTTGGCCAAAGTATTAAATATGCTTTAGTTGTTGTTGCTAGTATACCAGTGCTAATTGTGTATCCTTTCGTCCAAAAACACTTTGTAAAAGGGGTCATGATTGGATCTATCAAGGGATAA
- a CDS encoding ABC transporter permease yields MTERQKAWKYIFARYDLYLMLLLPLAWYAVFQYGPMYGLQIAFRDFNPAFGFLGSEWVGFENFERFFSSYYFGRLLWNTFLISVLSLLIAFPIPIVLALLINEIRNTTLKKTLQNVTYMPHFISVVVIVGMLDLFLNPDGGFINIILGSFGIEPIPFMEKPEWFKTLFISSNIWQSMGWQSIIYVASLAGIDPQLYEAAKMDGASRLQRIIHVSLPGIFPVIIIMLILDIGQFMNVGFEKILLMQNNLNLESSDVIQTFVYRNGILNGDYSYSAAIGLFNSLINFFLLILINRYARKKAETSLW; encoded by the coding sequence TTGACAGAAAGACAGAAAGCTTGGAAATATATATTCGCGCGTTACGATTTATATTTAATGCTTTTGTTACCACTGGCTTGGTATGCTGTTTTTCAGTATGGGCCGATGTATGGGTTGCAGATTGCCTTTAGAGATTTTAATCCTGCTTTTGGGTTTTTAGGGAGTGAGTGGGTAGGTTTTGAAAACTTTGAACGTTTTTTCTCTTCTTATTACTTTGGCAGATTACTATGGAACACTTTTTTGATTAGTGTACTCTCTTTATTAATTGCATTCCCCATTCCTATTGTGCTGGCATTGTTAATTAACGAGATTCGTAATACAACTTTAAAGAAAACGCTTCAGAATGTAACCTATATGCCACATTTTATTTCTGTAGTAGTTATTGTCGGTATGCTGGATTTATTCTTAAATCCAGATGGAGGATTTATCAATATTATTTTAGGTTCGTTTGGAATAGAGCCGATACCTTTTATGGAAAAGCCTGAATGGTTTAAAACACTCTTTATAAGTTCAAACATCTGGCAAAGCATGGGGTGGCAGTCGATTATTTACGTAGCGTCCTTAGCCGGGATTGATCCCCAATTATATGAAGCGGCAAAAATGGATGGTGCTTCGAGGCTGCAACGGATTATTCATGTGTCCTTACCCGGTATATTTCCTGTTATCATTATCATGTTGATATTGGATATTGGACAGTTCATGAATGTAGGCTTTGAGAAAATTCTCTTAATGCAAAATAATTTAAACTTGGAATCTAGTGATGTTATTCAAACGTTCGTTTATCGTAATGGTATTTTGAACGGCGATTACAGTTATAGCGCTGCAATTGGTTTATTTAATTCGCTTATCAATTTCTTCTTGCTTATTCTGATTAACAGATATGCAAGAAAGAAGGCCGAAACAAGCTTATGGTAG
- a CDS encoding extracellular solute-binding protein — protein sequence MSKTFWHVLLFVLSMVVMTGCNGSKEVTDQVSEGPSETFNEEGFPIVDDEITLNIFSRKSPPNGAYEDMLMFQEYEKMTNVNIEWDDVPQDGFAERKNLEFSSGELPDVFYKSSISQLEAVKYGSSGILIPLEGLLEDHAPNITALFEEYPEIKSSITAPDGHIYALPAILTLNAARTDKIWINQTWLDHLGLEQPTTPEELVEVLTAFRDDDPNGNGKQDEIPLTFRNWSQLMNSMIGSWGMVDQMGNHLMVENDKIKFWMTSDRFKEYLQFLNKLYSENLLDRGVFTQEEAKFVGNMAAGNVGVFWNQTTDAFDKVKEHFEGISPIAGPYGDQLVPSSPVARDFGTFAITSENEYPHETIRWLDYFFGEEGSIFFRYGVEGETFTFGEDGLPEYTDDILNSDMGSGPAIGQFTPWPGGGAPQLVTEKNASAINPPKAQEAQSKLDPYLPEAIYGTPIFDEDTTKEVDQIRQDMDQYYEETTSKFITGDMNFDQWDEYVSTIENMGLDRLTEIYQEAYDLNYK from the coding sequence ATGAGTAAGACTTTCTGGCATGTCTTATTGTTCGTATTGAGTATGGTGGTGATGACGGGATGTAATGGGTCAAAAGAAGTGACTGACCAGGTAAGTGAAGGGCCATCTGAGACATTTAATGAAGAGGGATTCCCTATTGTGGACGATGAAATTACGTTGAATATTTTTTCGAGAAAATCACCTCCAAATGGAGCTTATGAAGATATGTTAATGTTTCAAGAATATGAAAAAATGACTAACGTAAATATTGAATGGGACGATGTACCACAGGATGGTTTTGCTGAAAGAAAGAACCTTGAATTCTCATCTGGTGAACTTCCAGATGTTTTCTACAAGTCTAGTATTTCTCAGTTGGAGGCTGTCAAGTATGGCTCGTCTGGTATTCTTATCCCGCTTGAAGGTTTATTAGAAGATCACGCACCGAATATAACAGCACTGTTTGAAGAATATCCCGAGATTAAATCATCGATTACGGCTCCTGATGGTCACATATATGCCTTACCTGCCATTCTGACATTAAATGCAGCTAGGACAGATAAAATTTGGATTAATCAAACATGGCTAGATCATTTAGGGTTAGAGCAACCGACTACTCCCGAGGAACTAGTGGAAGTATTAACTGCTTTTCGGGATGACGATCCGAATGGAAATGGCAAGCAGGATGAGATTCCCTTGACATTTCGTAACTGGAGTCAGTTAATGAATTCGATGATTGGGTCATGGGGCATGGTGGATCAAATGGGAAATCATTTGATGGTGGAGAATGACAAGATTAAATTTTGGATGACAAGTGATAGATTTAAAGAATATCTTCAATTCTTAAATAAGCTTTACAGTGAGAATCTATTAGATCGAGGGGTATTTACGCAAGAAGAAGCTAAATTTGTAGGGAATATGGCTGCAGGTAATGTTGGTGTTTTCTGGAATCAAACGACAGATGCTTTCGACAAGGTTAAGGAACATTTTGAAGGGATTTCGCCGATTGCTGGTCCGTATGGTGATCAGTTAGTGCCATCTTCTCCAGTGGCGCGGGATTTCGGAACATTTGCCATTACATCTGAAAATGAGTATCCTCATGAAACAATAAGATGGCTTGATTATTTCTTTGGAGAAGAAGGTTCAATATTTTTCCGGTATGGAGTAGAAGGAGAAACGTTTACTTTTGGAGAAGATGGTCTGCCGGAATATACAGATGATATCCTGAATTCAGACATGGGGAGTGGGCCAGCAATCGGTCAATTTACCCCTTGGCCAGGTGGAGGTGCACCACAGCTTGTAACAGAGAAAAATGCTTCTGCTATTAACCCACCAAAAGCGCAAGAAGCACAAAGTAAATTGGATCCATACTTACCAGAAGCTATTTACGGGACCCCTATCTTTGATGAAGATACAACGAAAGAAGTAGATCAAATCCGCCAAGACATGGATCAGTACTATGAGGAGACGACTTCCAAGTTCATTACTGGTGACATGAATTTCGATCAATGGGACGAATATGTATCAACTATAGAAAACATGGGATTAGACCGTCTGACTGAAATATATCAAGAAGCCTATGACTTAAATTATAAATAA
- a CDS encoding YesL family protein produces MGSVVSGFYRVSEWIMRFAIVNILWLLFTAIGAVIFGIGPATSAMFTVVRKWLQGEEIPIFKTFSLAYKRDFIKANSLFLLLAIAGYTLILDYRYFAVQDGLLFSILSIITLLLLILYFITALYVFPVFVHYELNMLQYFRNAFLIAIAQPILTFIMFIGVIAIYYVLFIIPGLIVFFGISSFCSYIMWVAYVSISRVERANEVLKEKTYS; encoded by the coding sequence GTGGGAAGTGTGGTTTCAGGTTTTTATCGTGTGAGTGAATGGATAATGCGCTTTGCTATAGTCAATATACTGTGGCTACTTTTTACAGCGATAGGGGCAGTAATATTTGGTATAGGTCCTGCGACGTCTGCTATGTTTACCGTAGTAAGAAAATGGTTGCAGGGGGAAGAGATTCCGATATTTAAAACATTTAGTCTAGCTTACAAACGAGATTTTATAAAGGCCAACAGCTTATTTTTACTATTGGCAATAGCGGGATATACACTAATTCTTGACTATCGATATTTTGCCGTCCAAGATGGCCTGCTTTTTAGTATATTAAGTATCATCACTCTACTTCTCTTGATCCTGTATTTCATTACAGCATTGTATGTATTCCCAGTATTCGTTCATTATGAATTAAATATGTTGCAATACTTTCGAAATGCTTTTTTAATCGCAATTGCCCAGCCTATTTTAACTTTTATTATGTTTATTGGTGTAATAGCGATTTATTATGTATTATTCATCATCCCTGGTCTGATCGTTTTTTTCGGAATAAGTAGTTTTTGTAGTTATATCATGTGGGTCGCATACGTTTCTATTTCTCGAGTAGAACGGGCAAATGAGGTGCTGAAAGAAAAAACATATAGTTAG
- a CDS encoding arylsulfatase — translation MMANEKPNILLILADDLGFSDLGCYGGEIDTPNLNEIAGKGVRFTQFYNSARCCPSRASLLTGLYPHQAGVGEMDHDLETPGYRGYLKDECVTLAEVLRTEDYHTYLSGKWHVGKQGPIKRGFDDYYGLLGGFNSFFEKKNYVRLPEGRPEHQYERDQFYATDAITDHALDFIEDARQDDNPFFLYLSYNAPHFPLQAPKEDIKKYEKVYEKGWDRIREDRLARMKELGIVAEDSDLTQRAEFWTRDRKVTGRNPAWDSIDQDRQKDLARRMAIYAAMVDRMDQNIGRVLENLRNNGELDNTLILFCSDNGACGEWDPWGFDNWITTSNTLHRDKDLDKMGGPESYHSYGSGWANVSSTPLQLYKHYSHEGGISTPLIAHWPKRLEREGEIDHRPGHFIDFMATFVEISGATYPDNYNGHEILPMEGESLVSVFDGKSCQVRTLCFEHEQHCGVRKGKWKLSKVRERDWELYDMENDRTELYNLKDQYPELVVEMIEIWNEWAKRTDVTPRRKVTN, via the coding sequence ATGATGGCAAATGAAAAGCCAAATATTCTGCTGATTTTAGCGGATGATTTAGGGTTTTCTGATTTAGGTTGTTATGGTGGGGAAATTGATACGCCAAATTTAAATGAAATTGCAGGTAAAGGTGTACGATTTACACAATTTTATAACTCAGCTAGATGTTGTCCTAGTCGTGCTTCTTTACTTACCGGATTATACCCCCATCAAGCAGGTGTAGGCGAGATGGATCATGACTTAGAGACGCCGGGTTATCGTGGTTATTTGAAGGATGAATGTGTAACACTTGCTGAGGTGCTACGTACGGAAGATTACCACACTTATCTATCTGGGAAATGGCACGTTGGTAAACAAGGACCAATAAAACGTGGCTTTGACGATTATTATGGGTTACTTGGAGGATTCAATAGTTTCTTTGAAAAGAAAAACTATGTTCGTTTGCCAGAAGGACGACCTGAACATCAATATGAGAGAGACCAATTTTATGCAACAGATGCAATTACTGATCATGCATTAGATTTCATAGAAGATGCTCGTCAAGACGACAATCCGTTCTTTCTATACTTATCATATAATGCACCGCATTTTCCATTACAAGCTCCAAAAGAGGATATTAAAAAGTATGAAAAAGTGTATGAAAAGGGATGGGACCGTATTAGGGAAGATAGGTTAGCACGGATGAAAGAACTAGGTATCGTTGCAGAAGATTCTGATTTGACACAAAGAGCAGAATTTTGGACTCGTGATCGTAAAGTTACAGGAAGAAACCCAGCGTGGGATTCTATTGATCAGGATCGTCAAAAAGATTTGGCAAGACGTATGGCGATATACGCAGCGATGGTTGACAGAATGGACCAAAATATTGGGAGAGTACTAGAAAACCTTCGTAATAATGGTGAGTTAGACAATACATTAATCTTGTTCTGTTCAGATAACGGCGCTTGTGGAGAATGGGATCCGTGGGGATTTGACAACTGGATCACCACTTCTAACACCCTGCATCGTGATAAAGATCTAGATAAAATGGGAGGGCCTGAATCGTATCACAGCTATGGTTCAGGCTGGGCAAATGTATCTAGTACACCACTCCAATTATATAAACATTACAGTCATGAAGGAGGAATTAGTACACCACTGATAGCACACTGGCCAAAAAGATTAGAACGTGAGGGTGAAATTGACCATCGACCTGGTCACTTTATCGATTTTATGGCTACTTTTGTGGAGATATCGGGAGCGACATATCCTGATAATTACAATGGTCATGAGATCTTACCAATGGAAGGAGAAAGTCTTGTCTCTGTTTTTGATGGGAAGTCTTGTCAGGTGCGCACTTTATGTTTTGAGCATGAGCAGCATTGTGGAGTTCGAAAAGGGAAATGGAAACTGTCAAAAGTTAGGGAAAGAGATTGGGAGCTTTATGATATGGAAAATGATCGTACGGAGCTTTACAATCTGAAAGATCAATATCCAGAACTAGTAGTTGAAATGATTGAGATATGGAATGAATGGGCGAAACGAACTGATGTGACCCCGCGCCGTAAAGTAACCAATTAA